In the Naumovozyma dairenensis CBS 421 chromosome 4, complete genome genome, one interval contains:
- the JAC1 gene encoding J-type chaperone JAC1 (similar to Saccharomyces cerevisiae JAC1 (YGL018C); ancestral locus Anc_4.103), whose amino-acid sequence MSLSLRRFFIQKRTLTTFYELFPKTFPDKKPIWSIDQTKLRKEYRALQAQHHPDMVKEGEIDKQSTLLNKAYHVLKEPLRRSQYMIKLLHDIDLTQDSVKEKITNSDPDILMKVIDIHEQLMEIEDENDVNKVRQENQERIDAIEKKLTDAFERKDFDTAIKLTVELKYWSNVAYAIKEWAPGKEIHLNH is encoded by the coding sequence ATGTCACTATCTTTAAGGAGATTTTTCATCCAAAAACGTACATTAACAACGTTTTACGAGTTATTTCCAAAAACTTTCCCTGATAAGAAACCAATATGGTCGATAGATCAAACTAAACTTCGAAAAGAATACAGAGCTTTACAAGCTCAACACCATCCAGATATGGTAAAGGAAGGAGAAATTGATAAACAATCTACTCTACTTAATAAGGCATACCATGTATTGAAAGAACCATTGAGAAGATCTCAATATATGATTAAACTTTTACATGATATAGATTTGACTCAAGATTCCGTTAAGGAAAAGATTACTAATAGCGATCCtgatattttaatgaaaGTTATTGATATTCATGAGCAATTAATGGaaatagaagatgaaaatgacgTTAACAAAGTTCGTcaagaaaatcaagaacGAATCGATGCTAttgagaaaaaattaaccGACgcttttgaaagaaaagacTTTGATACTGCTATTAAACTGACTGTTGAGCTTAAATATTGGTCAAATGTTGCTTATGCTATTAAAGAGTGGGCCCCTGGTAAAGAAATACATTTGaaccattga
- the GET1 gene encoding GET complex subunit GET1 (similar to Saccharomyces cerevisiae GET1 (YGL020C); ancestral locus Anc_4.101), with product MSACNWVIATSLVFVTINKFLQYSTSYHASWMSKIIQHSVHKKSYDDYHKKLQERLELQEENTTISAQDNYAKWTKNNRKLEKLNEEIKALGIQLKSQQSSIEKQMKKFKLVTLTAPFIILKLWKGKFPVYYLPHSDMFPKIIGGVMSQGWLYLALLPLQILRGSSKVETQGEESMAIQVSVSLGIWLWALMTVISTVEFLINQLVFTKEVKKPVVIEEEKINIKAPNAIEEDKIALD from the coding sequence ATGTCTGCTTGTAACTGGGTCATCGCTACTTCCTTGGTCTTCGTCACGATCAATAAGTTCCTACAATACTCCACAAGTTATCATGCTTCATGGATGTCCAAAATCATTCAACATTCCGTCCATAAAAAATCATACGATGATTATCACAAGAAATTGCAAGAACGTCtagaattacaagaagaaaatactaCCATCTCAGCACAAGATAACTATGCTAAATGGACAAAGAATAATCgtaaattggaaaaattaaatgaagaGATCAAAGCTCTAGGTATACAATTAAAATCTCAACAATCTtctattgaaaaacaaatGAAGAAGTTCAAATTGGTTACATTGACTGCTCCtttcataattttgaaattatggAAGGGTAAATTTCcagtttattatttaccaCATTCTGATATGTTCCCCAAGATCATTGGTGGTGTTATGAGTCAAGGTTGGTTATATTTAGCTTTATTACCATTACAAATCCTGAGAGGTAGTAGCAAAGTGGAAACTCAAGGGGAAGAAAGTATGGCTATTCAAGTTAGTGTGTCTCTGGGGATATGGTTATGGGCTTTGATGACTGTTATTTCTACTGTGGAATTCTTGATTAATCAATTAGTTTTCACTAAGGAAGTTAAGAAACCTGTCGTCatagaagaagagaagatAAACATCAAAGCTCCAAACgccattgaagaagataaaatcGCTTTAGATTAA
- the KAP122 gene encoding Kap122p (similar to Saccharomyces cerevisiae KAP122 (YGL016W); ancestral locus Anc_4.105) yields MNTNTSSKEFTWKLLKANLLFLLKYGLMYANNPNQRTVLMMIIKKLMSNLSFLFNNINESGSQSEPIPNTIDTWNNPINTIIFLFSQYPNNVPNWDMVASSNQINEIFRYAIDSNIPYDQLLNFVRSSPIYNELLLTFTEIIVEDLLKLQAKRHAVTKIHKIVHEHLYITTTALIVSNLSSQQMITDDTIFASINAWINYISSIRHISSDGTMDLTEIFQKLLDLMYHSSEHTDKYLIAEKVLTIFANVFANDPLLMSFPLREQVEALFLGISRSGNGDIAQNKWMLQYMNYLVTNEMTSELKDLTVCIVDFLQINTLDVCNKLFTTISTDKFSESVSEQYIKVLLQMTNFPLVPVLQEFFSVRMVDFWLELAECYSTLSNDTLKSNANEISTDIFQQVINIYLPKISLLNEQKILQEDNDSSSLHEFDDFRKAVADLTQTLWMILGHANLTNVLIIGIGSADASTSDNIGNLYQIESMSYLLGVLLADGSDSVSPWICNVLKQNSFTIENNLLLFRHSMTKLNTNINTLDSTLSLTFARTSCALIGRLAGYFTSEPAKLSTCLEALFQGLETCTVTSGSPINGKLETIIVKTIVQLCETCRQQLSSFLEHFFNVLMSVMRPNSNVSNFTRSNLVKSVGYIIQCRVENGAQEQGKYILQLIDMIGSLIENNLNSPVLPSEQQYDYMHCLLDCILELGSSMLQSDDSENTQLLQRLPEFQQFWQNDPFYIRNKIMAMIEKALAAPEFNNRSGIIEVSCLILGRTLTVPDDEPHFLRYSMQEIINFILAHIGTCELTISLPYFVYLLEKLFKHFKDILTSEDFDFLFEKIILPGYTQYISRDPDLLQTTINLLNTILDCKPSLVIFSKHWTTFIFPELLKLLSAKERFTTIAVGKFWTKVINNKKYTQQDLQVSRQQIGAIGQDLVYQTMNGLYHTQRSDLNCYTDLIRTLVAKFPMDCKGWLIVALPQVCNKPEIHERFINKLLVTRGNRAASSVILNWWLECTSLPGY; encoded by the coding sequence ATGAATACAAATACCAGCTCTAAAGAATTCACGTGGAAATTGTTGAAagcaaatttattattcctTCTCAAATATGGACTTATGTATGCCAATAATCCAAACCAAAGGACTgttttgatgatgatcatTAAGAAATTGATGTCTAACTTATCTTTTCTCTTCAACAATATCAATGAATCAGGATCTCAATCAGAACCTATACCAAATACAATCGATACTTGGAATAATCCAATCAATACtatcattttcttattttctcAATATCCTAATAATGTTCCTAATTGGGATATGGTAGCTTCAAGTAATCAAATTAACGAAATATTTCGTTACGCTattgattcaaatattccTTATGATCAATTACTAAATTTTGTAAGATCATCTCCAATCTACAATGAGTTATTACTTACATTTACAGAGATTATCGTGGAAGATCTATTAAAATTACAAGCCAAAAGGCATGCCGTTACAAAAATCCATAAAATTGTTCATGAACATTTGTACATTACTACTACTGCTTTAATCGTTTCCAATTTGTCTTCTCAACAAATGATTACGGACGACACGATATTCGCATCAATAAATGCTTGGATAAATTACATCTCATCCATCCGTCATATATCTTCCGATGGTACTATGGATCTGACagaaattttccaaaaattacTTGACCTTATGTACCATTCATCTGAACATACTGACAAATACCTTATCGCTGAGAAAGTTTTAACCATTTTCGCTAATGTGTTCGCTAATGATCCATTATTAATGAGTTTTCCATTACGTGAACAGGTGGAAGCCTTATTCTTAGGTATTTCAAGATCAGGAAATGGTGATATAGCACAGAACAAATGGATGTTACAATACATGAATTATTTGGTTACCAATGAAATGACAtctgaattgaaagatttgaCTGTTTGTATTGTTGATTTCTTACAAATTAATACCTTAGATGtttgtaataaattatttacaaCTATTTCAACTGATAAATTCAGTGAGTCTGTTTCTGAACAATACATTAAAGtccttcttcaaatgaCTAATTTCCCATTAGTACCTGTGTTACAAGAATTTTTCTCTGTGAGAATGGTAGATTTTTGGTTAGAACTTGCAGAATGTTATTCTACATTATCTAATGATactttgaaatcaaatgCAAATGAGATTTCCACTGATATTTTCCAACAggttattaatatatacttACCTAAAATATCACTGTTAAACGAACAAAAGATTCTtcaagaagataatgattcaTCTTCCCTACACGAATTCGATGATTTCAGAAAAGCTGTAGCTGATCTAACGCAGACATTATGGATGATTTTGGGGCATGCTAATTTAACGAATGTTTTAATTATAGGTATCGGTAGTGCGGATGCATCGACTTCAGACAATATTGGAAATCTTTACCAAATTGAATCAATGTCTTATTTGTTAGGTGTCTTACTAGCAGATGGCTCTGACTCCGTTAGTCCATGGATTTGTAATGTCCTTAAACAAAACAGTtttacaattgaaaataatttgCTACTTTTCAGACATAGCATGACAAAACTTAATACAAATATCAATACGTTAGATAGTACGTTAAGTTTGACCTTTGCAAGAACTAGTTGTGCATTAATTGGTAGATTGGCAGGATATTTCACATCCGAACCAGCAAAATTAAGTACATGTTTAGAGGCTCTTTTCCAAGGGTTAGAAACTTGTACTGTAACTTCTGGCTCCCCTATCAATGGCAAATTGGAAACCATTATCGTTAAAACGATTGTTCAACTCTGTGAAACATGCCGTCAACaattatcttcatttttggAACATTTTTTCAACGTTCTAATGTCAGTTATGAGACCAAATTCAAATGTTTCCAACTTTACTAGATCTAATCTTGTCAAATCAGTTGGTTATATTATCCAATGTCGTGTTGAGAATGGTGCCCAAGAACAAGGTAAGTATATTCTTCAACTGATTGATATGATAGGTTCacttattgaaaataactTAAATTCACCAGTTCTTCCATCTGAACAACAATATGATTACATGCATTGTTTACTAGACTGTATCCTTGAATTAGGATCATCAATGCTTCAATCTGATGATAGTGAAAATACACAGCTATTACAAAGACTTCCGgaatttcaacaattttgGCAAAACGACCCATTTTATATCCGTAATAAGATTATGGCAATGATTGAAAAAGCCCTTGCTGCCCctgaatttaataatagatCTGGTATAATAGAAGTTAGTTGTTTAATTTTGGGAAGAACACTAACAGTACCAGATGATGAACCACATTTCTTAAGATATTCAATGcaagaaatcattaatttcatattgGCACATATCGGAACTTGTGAATTGACGATATCATTAccttattttgtttatctattagaaaaattattcaaacattttaaagatattttaaCTTCAgaagattttgattttttatttgaaaaaattattttacCTGGTTACACACAATACATATCTAGAGATCCAGATTTATTACAAACTACAATTAATTTACTTAATACAATTCTAGATTGCAAACCATCGTTAGTGATCTTCTCTAAACATTGGACAACTTTTATATTCCCAGAATTACTTAAATTATTGTCAGCAAAAGAAAGATTTACCACTATTGCAGTTGGCAAATTCTGGACAAAagtcattaataataaaaagtaCACTCAGCAAGATTTACAAGTTTCTAGGCAACAGATTGGTGCTATTGGACAAGATTTAGTTTATCAAACAATGAATGGTTTGTATCATACTCAAAGATCAGACTTAAATTGTTACACAGATTTGATTAGAACGTTAGTAGCCAAATTTCCGATGGATTGTAAAGGTTGGTTAATTGTTGCATTGCCTCAAGTATGCAATAAACCTGAAATTCATGAAAGATTCATAAATAAGTTACTTGTCACAAGAGGCAATAGAGCTGCCAGCAGCGTTATCCTTAATTGGTGGTTAGAATGTACCTCCCTACCGGGCTACTAA
- the STT3 gene encoding dolichyl-diphosphooligosaccharide--protein glycosyltransferase subunit STT3 (similar to Saccharomyces cerevisiae STT3 (YGL022W); ancestral locus Anc_4.98), with protein MSIFGAAVSARLFSVIRFESIIHEFDPWFNFRATKYLINNSFYDFLNWFDDRTWYPLGRVTGGTLYPGLMTTSALIWHTLRKIGLPIDIRNICVLFAPAFSGVTAIATYYLTKEIKDSSAGVLAAAFIAIVPGYISRSVAGAYDNEAIAITLLMVTFMFWIKGQKTGSILYSSFAALFYFYMVSAWGGYVFITNLIPFHIFLLILMGRFTSKLYVAYNTWFIIGTVASMQIPFVGFLPIRSNDHMAALGVFGLLQIVALGDFVKSKLPPRKFKIVMIVSLLIILAIGIAGLFLLTYMGLIAPWTGRFYSLWDTSYAKIHIPIIASVSEHQPVAWPAFFFDTHFLIWLFPAGVFLLFMDLKDEHVFIIAYSVLCSYFAGVMVRLMLTLTPVICITAAVALSKVFDVYLDFSSAIDPQRRNLTSLLSRLIVSGTFIFYLYLFVFHCTWVTQTAYSSPSVVLPSTSPDGSMALIDDFREAYYWLRMNTDEDAKVAAWWDYGYQIGGMADRTTLVDNNTWNNTHIAIVGKAMASPEEKAYEILKEHDVDYVLVIFGGLIGFGGDDLNKFLWMIRISEGIWPDEIKERDFFTPEGEYRVDSRASKTMKESIMYKMSFKDFPILFNGGQAVDKVRQQAISLEDVGTLDYFDEVFTSENWMVRIYQLKEDDPEGRSLKEVGDFERAKGKLTKKRKITKPDLTLRV; from the coding sequence ATGTCTATATTCGGTGCAGCTGTATCAGCAAGATTATTCTCTGTGATCAGATTCGAATCCATAATTCACGAATTCGATCCATGGTTCAACTTCAGAGCAACCAAATATTTAATCAATAACTCATTCTACGATTTCTTAAATTGGTTCGATGATAGAACTTGGTACCCACTAGGAAGAGTCACAGGTGGTACTTTATATCCGGGTTTAATGACCACATCAGCATTAATCTGGCATACTTTAAGGAAAATTGGTTTACCAATTGACATTAGAAACATTTGTGTACTTTTCGCTCCAGCATTTTCTGGTGTCACTGCAATTGCAACTTACTACTTGACaaaggaaattaaagattCATCTGCAGGTGTACTTGCTGCAGCATTCATCGCTATAGTCCCAGGTTACATATCAAGATCCGTCGCCGGTGCTTACGATAATGAAGCCATCGCTATCACTTTATTGATGGTGACTTTCATGTTCTGGATTAAGGGTCAAAAGACAGGTTCCATTCTTTATAGTTCATTCGCCGCACTTTTCTACTTTTATATGGTCTCAGCTTGGGGTGGTTATGTATTCATTACTAATTTAATCCCATTCCATATCTTCCTTTTAATATTGATGGGTAGATTCACTTCAAAATTATACGTAGCGTATAATACTTGGTTCATCATTGGTACAGTCGCATCTATGCAAATCCCATTCGTTGGATTCTTACCAATTAGATCAAATGATCATATGGCTGCATTGGGTGTCTTTGGGTTATTACAAATTGTTGCCCTAGGTGATTTCGTTAAGAGTAAATTACCAccaagaaaatttaaaatagtaatgatagtttcattattaattatcTTAGCTATAGGTATTGCTGGTTTATTCCTTCTAACTTACATGGGATTGATCGCTCCATGGACCGGTAGGTTCTATTCATTATGGGATACAAGTTACGCTAAAATCCATATCCCTATCATTGCATCTGTCTCAGAACATCAACCCGTTGCATGGCCCGCTTTCTTCTTCGACACTCATTTCTTAATCTGGTTATTTCCAGCCGGTGTATTCTTACTATTCAtggatttgaaagatgaaCACGTATTCATAATCGCATATTCAGTATTATGTTCCTACTTCGCTGGCGTCATGGTTAGATTAATGTTAACATTAACTCCAGTCATTTGTATCACTGCCGCAGTAGCATTATCTAAAGTATTTGATGTCTATTTAGATTTCTCCTCAGCAATTGACCcacaaagaagaaacttgACCTCATTATTGTCACGATTGATCGTCTCGGGGACTTTCATCTTTTACTTGTATTTATTCGTCTTCCATTGTACTTGGGTCACTCAAACTGCTTACTCTTCTCCATCAGTCGTATTACCATCAACAAGTCCCGATGGTAGTATGGctttaattgatgattttagAGAAGCTTACTATTGGCTAAGAATGAACACTGATGAAGATGCTAAAGTCGCCGCATGGTGGGATTATGGGTATCAAATTGGTGGGATGGCTGATAGAACTACATTggttgataataatacttgGAATAATACGCATATTGCCATCGTGGGGAAAGCTATGGCTTCACCTGAAGAAAAAGCTtatgaaattttgaaagaacatGATGTGGATTATGTTTTGGTCATATTTGGTGGGTTAATTGGGTTTGGTGGtgatgatttgaataaattcttATGGATGATTAGAATTAGTGAAGGTATTTGGCctgatgaaattaaagaaagagatTTTTTTACACCTGAAGGTGAATATAGAGTAGATTCTCGTGCTTCAAAGACTATGAAGGAATCAATAATGTATAAGATGTCCTTTAAGGATTTcccaattttatttaatggTGGTCAAGCTGTGGATAAAGTTCGTCAACAAGCAATTTCCTTGGAAGATGTTGGTACATTGGATTATTTCGATGAAGTTTTCACTTCCGAAAATTGGATGGTTagaatttatcaattgaaagaagatgatCCTGAAGGTAGATCCTTAAAGGAAGTTGGTGATTTCGAAAGAGCAAAGGGTAAATTGACcaaaaagagaaagataACTAAACCAGATCTTACTTTAAGAGTTTAG
- the CKB1 gene encoding casein kinase 2 regulatory subunit CKB1 (similar to Saccharomyces cerevisiae CKB1 (YGL019W); ancestral locus Anc_4.102) translates to MSTEYIEAPSHSALSDEDSGTYDEWIPSFCSRFGHEYFCEVPHEFIEDDFNLTSLAQEVPHYRKALDMILDLEDISDDEEDEEEEEEDQDMLGENGSQNSSSKRKPPIVNRSIIEHAAEQLYGLIHARYILTKQGLQSMAEKFDHKEFGICPRYHCSGMQLLPCGLSDTIGKYTVRLYCPSCQDIYLPQSSRFLCLEGAFWGTSFPGVFLKHFKELEEYVERKTKETYELKVFGFRINDRAVSGQRMKWLRQYPSTDEEWADFAKCEFETPSV, encoded by the coding sequence ATGTCAACAGAATATATTGAAGCACCATCACACAGTGCGTTGTCTGATGAAGACAGTGGGACTTATGATGAATGGATTCCATCATTTTGTTCAAGGTTTGGTcatgaatatttttgtgAAGTCCCACATGAATTCATTGAGGATGATTTTAACTTAACCTCTTTAGCTCAAGAAGTTCCACATTATCGTAAGGCGTTGGATATGATACTAGATTTAGAAGATATaagtgatgatgaagaagatgaggaggaggaagaggaagatcAAGATATGTTAGGGGAAAATGGGTCGCAAAATAGTAGCAGTAAGAGGAAACCACCAATAGTTAATAGAAGTATTATTGAACATGCTGCTGAACAACTATATGGGTTGATTCATGCAAGATATATCTTAACTAAACAAGGGTTACAATCCATGGCGGAGAAATTTGATCATAAAGAATTCGGAATTTGTCCTCGTTACCATTGTAGTGGTATGCAATTGTTACCATGTGGATTAAGTGATACCATTGGGAAATATACTGTAAGACTTTATTGTCCAAGTTGTCAAGATATATATCTTCCACAATCCTCGAGGTTTCTTTGTTTAGAAGGTGCATTTTGGGGAACCAGTTTCCCAGGTGtgtttttgaaacatttcAAAGAACTTGAAGAATACGTTGAAAGAAAGACTAAGGAAACGTACGAATTGAAAGTATTTGGATTTAGAATCAACGATAGAGCAGTTTCTGGGCAAAGGATGAAATGGCTAAGACAATATCCAAGTACCGATGAAGAGTGGGCAGATTTTGCCAAATGTGAATTCGAAACTCCATCAGTATAA
- the ATE1 gene encoding arginyltransferase (similar to Saccharomyces cerevisiae ATE1 (YGL017W); ancestral locus Anc_4.104), with protein sequence MDPGISDRLIITAPMYFSHPAEDCGYCKGEKKDPRYFFALESFFEKYRTDVLKDKLQIEHSSIGFQAMKMNVRQYERLCNLGFRRSGDFIYRTEMLRNCCRLYTIRTSLKQFKITKEFKSAINKFTKRITTTEQLEKLRKKSEANKNKPYDFIEKLNEAEMISTNFQTVYEPAVFSEEKYLLFARYQEAVHKDFDHSPKGFERFLCHCPFTNTGTEEQWKQLNEARIHDIRIASQKEVSGPVHECYYYDDKLIALSVLDILPTGISSVYFIWDPDYRDWSLGKISALRELALVERESKKYYYLGLYADDCPKMNYKGAYGGELLDICNGKFVPLEFLKVNGMISESKFFTINDDSMRNGDIYIEDEINLPFPSCVDKREPSLRAALPENIETTNTKDFDINRAEVVYGVDGSAYGGIEELVKLFAEQDIEYTIEPSNVLNLVPKDEYIEQSARYALFPSVSPGLMPLWQLMYFMEHEGGNRIDGVFAELLVVEFSPFTGIRRLENILDESKQVKTAVCNLIRILGPSFAAEVLLVCQ encoded by the coding sequence ATGGATCCCGGTATTTCAGACcgtttaataataacggCACCCATGTACTTCAGTCATCCTGCAGAGGATTGTGGATATTGTAAAGGTGAAAAAAAAGACCCCAGGTATTTTTTTGCACTCGaatcattttttgaaaagtacAGGACTGATGTGTTGAAagataaattacaaattgaACATTCTAGTATTGGATTTCAAgcaatgaaaatgaatgtGAGACAATATGAAAGGCTTTGTAATTTGGGATTTAGAAGATCAGGAGATTTCATTTATAGAACGGAGATGTTACGTAATTGTTGTAGATTATACACAATTAGAACATCTTTAAAACAGTTTAAAATTACtaaagaattcaaatctgccattaataaatttacaAAACGTATTACTACAACAGAACAACTTGAGAAgttaagaaaaaaaagtgaagcaaacaaaaataaaccttatgattttattgaaaaattgaatgaagCAGAAATGATATCTACAAACTTCCAAACTGTTTATGAACCGGCCGTATTTtcagaagaaaaatatctCCTTTTTGCTAGATATCAAGAAGCCGTCCATAAGGATTTTGATCATAGTCCTAAGGGGTTTGAAAGGTTTCTTTGTCATTGTCCATTCACTAATACTGGAACTGAGGAACAATGGAAACAACTTAATGAGGCAAGAATACATGATATTCGAATTGCCTCACAAAAGGAAGTCAGTGGACCAGTCCACGAGTGCTACtattatgatgataaaCTGATTGCCTTATCAGTTCTTGATATTTTACCAACTGGTATTTCATCTGTATATTTCATTTGGGATCCGGATTATAGAGATTGGTCCCTAGGTAAAATTAGTGCCTTAAGGGAATTGGCGTTAGTTGAAAGGGaaagtaaaaaatattattatttaggTTTGTACGCTGATGATTGTCCaaaaatgaattacaaGGGGGCCTACGGTGGAGAATTGTTAGATATTTGTAATGGTAAGTTTGTACCGTTAGagtttttgaaagttaACGGTATGATATCTGAAAGCAAATTTTTTACGATAAATGATGATAGTATGCGAAATGgtgatatatatattgaagatgaGATTAACTTACCTTTTCCGAGTTGTGTGGATAAGAGAGAGCCTTCTTTAAGAGCAGCATTGCCggaaaatattgaaactaCTAATACAAAGGATTTTGATATCAATAGAGCAGAGGTAGTATATGGGGTGGATGGATCTGCATATGGTggaattgaagaattagtaAAGTTGTTTGCAGAACAGGATATTGAATACACAATAGAACCCTCGAATGTCTTGAATTTAGTACCGAAGGATGAATATATAGAACAGAGTGCTAGATATGCTTTATTTCCCTCTGTCTCACCGGGATTGATGCCATTGTGGCAATTAATGTATTTTATGGAACATGAAGGCGGAAACCGTATTGATGGTGTGTTCGCTGAGTTGCTTGTCGTCGAGTTTTCCCCATTTACTGGTATTAGACGTTTAGAAAACATCTTAGATGAGAGTAAGCAAGTTAAGACAGCTGTGTGTAACTTAATCAGAATACTGGGTCCATCATTTGCAGCTGAGGTATTGTTAGTATGCCAGTAG